AGGAAGCGGAGTCGCGAGTGGGTCAGCTCTGGGTGACGCCGGTGCCGGTCGAGCACACCGTCGCCACCACCGGCTTCGTGATCCACGATGGCGAGACGGGCTTCGTCTTCAGCGGCGACACCGGCCCGACCCGGCGAATCTGGCAGGTCGCGCGCGAGATGCGCGGGCTCAAGGCGCTGATCGTGGAGACCGCATTCCCGAACAGGCTGGTGACCCTGGCCAAGGCCTCCGGCCACCTCACTCCGGAGATGCTGCGGCAGGAGATCGACAAGATGCCGCAGGACATCCCGATCTGGGTCTACCACATCAAACCCCAGCTCTATCAGGAGACGGCGGAGGAGCTGGCGAACATCGATCCGACCCGCATCCACATCCTCGAGCAGGGCAAGACCTACACCATCTAGCAGTCCTTATTGTTCGGCCGCCCGATCGATCAGAGCGGTCAGCCGCTCTCGGAACGGAAACACGCTGTAGAGCCCTCCCGTGTGGATGAAGCACACCCGCTGACCCAGCGCCTTCCGATCGCGCGTGAGGGTCGAGACCAGCGCGCGAAAGCCCCGCGCGGTGTACACCGGGTCCAGCACCATGCCTTCCTCGCGCGCGACCTCCGCGACCAGGCCGAGCTCGGCGTCGGCCACGTCGCCGCGGTCGGCCGGCCAATCGCCCTGGAGCAGATGCACCGCCTTCGGCACCTCGATGGCGAAGCCGTAGCGGTGGATGGCCGCACGCATCGTGCGCTCGACGTGCTGGCGCACCCGCTCGGGCGGTGACGCGATGGGCACGCCCACGATCTCGCCGGGCAGGCCCGCGAGCTGCTTGCCCAGCAGCAAGCCCGCCTGGCTGCCGCCGGTGAACGCGCTGATCACCACCGAGTCGAAGCGCGGCGCCCCGTGGTGAATCTGCTCGGCCAGCTCCACCGCGCACTCGAGATAGCCGAGCGCCCCGATCTCGTTGGCGCCGCTCTCCGGAATGAGGTACGGCCGTCCGCCCCGCTCGCGCACGTCCTCGGCCAGCGCGGTCATCACGTCGGCCACCGTTTCTCCGTCGGCGCAGTAGCGCACCTCGGCGCCGAGCAGACGGTCCAGGAGCAGGTTGCCGTCGTAGACCGGCGAGCGCGGCCCCTGCACCGCGAGCCGGGCGCGCAGGCCGAGCCGCGCGGCCACCGCGGCCACGGCCCGGCAGCCGTTGGATTGCGGCGTGCCGCCCGCGATCAGGGTGTCGGCGCCCTGCTCCAGCGCGTCACCCACCAGGAACTCGAGCTTGCGGATCTTGTTGCCGGACTCGAGCAGACCGGTCAGGTCGTCACGCTTGACATAGAGGTCCATCCCGAGGCGACGCGAGAACCGGTCGAGCCGGAGGATCGGGGTGGGCGCGAGGGCCAGGGGCAGGCGAGCGGGCACACCCATGCGGTGCCCCTCAGGCGTGGTCCGTCTTCAGCTGGGCCGCGATCGGAGCGAGGTCGTAGGCATGGAGGTGGCCCACGGCCTGGTCGTGGCGCAACCGCGCGGTGCGCATCACCTGGTTGTCGGTGGCCATGACTCGGGGCGTACCCTACCATAGACGGCTCGAGTCAGGCATTGACAGCGGACCGCCCTCCGAGTACCGTGCCTCCATGCGCATCGAGGTGCACGACAACCAGGTCGAGTCTGCGCTCAAAACCATGAAGAAGCTCATGTTGAAGGATGGGCTCTTCAAGGAGATGAAGAAGCGGGCGTATTACGAGAAGCCGTCCGTCAAGCGGAAGCGCAAGCAGGCCGAGGCGCGCAAGAAGCGCCGCAAGGCCATGAAGCGCGCCGAGGCGGACGACTGAGCCTCGCTCCGGGCCCCCCGGGCCCGACCCCCACCTCGGTCGTTCGGCTCCCACCGCCAGCGTCAACCCTCGGGTGACTCGTGTGGCGGAGTCCCTCGCCAGCCAGCGGTTGTGGCTTGCCTTCACGACCATGCTCCTGGTGGCCGGACTCACCAATACCTTCCCGGTGTTCCTACCCGCCCTGCTCGCCGAGTTCGGCGGCTCGCGCGGGGCCACCGCGTCCGCCGCCTCGCTGCTCTGGGTGGGAGGCGCGGTGCTGAGCCCGGTCGCCGGCTACCTGGTGGCCCGCTGGAATCCCCGCTGGCTGGTGAGCCTCGGCCTCGCCGCCGTCGCCATCGGGATGATCCTGGGCAGCCTGGCTCCGACGCTGCCGTTGTTCCTCGCCGCACTGGGCGGCCTCGGCGGCATCGGCCTCGGCCTGACCGGCATGACGACCCACGCCGCCCTCATCGCCGATGCGTACGTGAGGCGCCGCGGGCTCGCCACCGGGATCGCCTTCGGCGGCTCGATGGCCGCCTACGCCCTGGCCCCGCCCGCGCAGTGGGTGATCACCCACTGGGGCTGGCGGCAGGCGTTCTGGTGCTACGCAGCCATCGTCCTGTGCGTGATTCCCTGGGCGCTTCGGAGCCACCCCACGCGCCTGCAGTCGGTGTCCGCCTGGGGCGCGGCGCGGCCCGGTGAGGCGGCCGTCACCGTCTCGAGCATCGTCCGCTCGCTCGGCTTCTGGAGCCTGCTCGTGATGTTCACGACGCCGCCGCTATTCGGCTATCTCGCGACGACGCAGCACGCGCTCTACTTCACCGCGCGTGGATTCACCGTCGCCCAGGCTTCGATGCTGCTGGCCATCGGCGGCATCCTGGCCGGGTGCGGGCGGGCGCTCGCCGGTCTCGTGGCGGATCGCTTCGGTGGCCCGACCGCGGGATTCCTCTCGTTCTCCTGCTCGCTGGTGGGGATGCTCTGCCTGCTCGGCATGGAGGTGCGGCCGCTCTGGGCCCTCGCCGCGGGCTACGTGTTCTTCCTCTTCCTGCCGCTGGGCTCGCGCGCCAGCATCGTGACCGTGCTGCTGGGCCGCCTCGCGCCGCCGGCCCACTACGGCGTCATCTTCGGCCTGCTCGGCATCGGCAACAACCTGGGCGCCGCGCTCGGCCCCTGGCTGTCAGGGATCCTGTTCGACCGCACGGGCTCCTACGTGGCCATCTACGTCTGCGCGATCGCCATCGCGCTCACCGGGCTGTCGGCGCTGGCGGTGTTCACGCTGTCGACGCGCGGCGCGCGCGCATTGCCGTGACTGGTCTTCAGCTGCGGGGGCCCCGACATGGCCCCCGCACTCCCCCAGGCCGCAGACGACCCGCCACTTCTTCCAGCTCTTCAGCTGCGGGGGCCCCGACATGACCCCCGCACTCCCCCAGCCGCAGACGACCCGCCACTTCTTCAAGCTCTTCAGCTGCGGGGGCCCCGACATGGCCCCCGCACTCCCCCAGCCGCAGACGACCCGCCACTTCTTCCAGCTCTTCAGCTGCGGGGGCCCCGACATGGCCCCCGCACTCCCCCAGGCCGCAGACGACCCGTCGGCGGGTCAGGGCACGGTGGCCGTGCGTCGGCGCTATATCGATGACCGGGTAGGTCAGCCGACGCGCGCGGCGAGCGCGGCGTACTTGTCGAGCAACGGCAAGACCTGATCGCGGCCGGCGGGCGGCAGCCCGAAGATCGCCCGCGTGATGGAGGCGTCGCGGAGACCGGCCAGGCGCGCCTCGTCGGTGGGCGCGCCGAAGATGGAGACGGTGACCGCGCCCGGATCCTGCCCGGCCTTGTCGGCGCGGGCCTTCAGGTCCGCGATGGTCTCGGCGATCGGCTCGCTGTAGGCGCGCCCCCCGATGGGCAGCCAGTGGCCGCCGAAGTCCACCGCGCGCTGGCGCGCGTGTGGGCCGGCGCCGCCCATCAAGATCGGCGGGTGCGGCTTCTGGACCGGCTTCGGATACGACCACATCCGGTCGAAGTTGACGAACTTGCCGTGGTACTCGGCCTCGTCCTTGGTCCAGATTTCCTGCATCGCGGCGATGCGCTCGCGCAGCACCTTCCAGCGGCTCTCGAACTCCACTCCATGATGCTGCATCTCCTCCGCGTTCCAGCCTCCGCCGATACCGAACAACACTCGGCCGCGTGACAGGTAGTCGAGGCTCGCAACCTCCTTGGCGAGGAGGATCGGATCGCGCTCGATCACCAGGCAGATGCCGGTGCCGAGCTTGAGCTTCGTGGTCACC
This Candidatus Methylomirabilota bacterium DNA region includes the following protein-coding sequences:
- a CDS encoding 3',5'-cyclic-nucleotide phosphodiesterase, which translates into the protein MKIKVLGTFGSEGQGQRPSAFLVDERVLVDAGTVGGALSVPEQIEIQHALLTHAHLDHTAGLAFLTDTLAMVAADRRVIASSIAPVVDSLRTHAFNDVLWPDFTNIPSADQAVLGFRTLPEEAESRVGQLWVTPVPVEHTVATTGFVIHDGETGFVFSGDTGPTRRIWQVAREMRGLKALIVETAFPNRLVTLAKASGHLTPEMLRQEIDKMPQDIPIWVYHIKPQLYQETAEELANIDPTRIHILEQGKTYTI
- a CDS encoding pyridoxal-phosphate dependent enzyme; amino-acid sequence: MGVPARLPLALAPTPILRLDRFSRRLGMDLYVKRDDLTGLLESGNKIRKLEFLVGDALEQGADTLIAGGTPQSNGCRAVAAVAARLGLRARLAVQGPRSPVYDGNLLLDRLLGAEVRYCADGETVADVMTALAEDVRERGGRPYLIPESGANEIGALGYLECAVELAEQIHHGAPRFDSVVISAFTGGSQAGLLLGKQLAGLPGEIVGVPIASPPERVRQHVERTMRAAIHRYGFAIEVPKAVHLLQGDWPADRGDVADAELGLVAEVAREEGMVLDPVYTARGFRALVSTLTRDRKALGQRVCFIHTGGLYSVFPFRERLTALIDRAAEQ
- the rpsU gene encoding 30S ribosomal protein S21 — translated: MRIEVHDNQVESALKTMKKLMLKDGLFKEMKKRAYYEKPSVKRKRKQAEARKKRRKAMKRAEADD
- a CDS encoding MFS transporter: MAESLASQRLWLAFTTMLLVAGLTNTFPVFLPALLAEFGGSRGATASAASLLWVGGAVLSPVAGYLVARWNPRWLVSLGLAAVAIGMILGSLAPTLPLFLAALGGLGGIGLGLTGMTTHAALIADAYVRRRGLATGIAFGGSMAAYALAPPAQWVITHWGWRQAFWCYAAIVLCVIPWALRSHPTRLQSVSAWGAARPGEAAVTVSSIVRSLGFWSLLVMFTTPPLFGYLATTQHALYFTARGFTVAQASMLLAIGGILAGCGRALAGLVADRFGGPTAGFLSFSCSLVGMLCLLGMEVRPLWALAAGYVFFLFLPLGSRASIVTVLLGRLAPPAHYGVIFGLLGIGNNLGAALGPWLSGILFDRTGSYVAIYVCAIAIALTGLSALAVFTLSTRGARALP
- a CDS encoding LLM class F420-dependent oxidoreductase, which gives rise to MKYGVFQFSTDYAMRIDDLARETERRGFESLFVPEHTHIPASRKSPWPGGTDLPREYWHTVDPFVGLAAAAAVTTKLKLGTGICLVIERDPILLAKEVASLDYLSRGRVLFGIGGGWNAEEMQHHGVEFESRWKVLRERIAAMQEIWTKDEAEYHGKFVNFDRMWSYPKPVQKPHPPILMGGAGPHARQRAVDFGGHWLPIGGRAYSEPIAETIADLKARADKAGQDPGAVTVSIFGAPTDEARLAGLRDASITRAIFGLPPAGRDQVLPLLDKYAALAARVG